The following proteins are co-located in the Dromiciops gliroides isolate mDroGli1 chromosome 2, mDroGli1.pri, whole genome shotgun sequence genome:
- the LOC122738101 gene encoding cytochrome c oxidase subunit 6A1, mitochondrial-like — MAVTRGRRVLKFLGQGQALSERTISRGFSMEGSEEGSAHMWKMLTCYVALPSVVVSMLNCYMKSKNHQKKPKFIPYSHLRIRTKPFPWGDGNHTLFHNRQVNPLPTGYEDD; from the coding sequence ATGGCAGTAACAAGAGGCAGGCGAGTGCTGAAATTCCTGGGCCAGGGCCAGGCTCTATCAGAAAGGACCATCTCAAGAGGCTTTTCAATGGAAGGCAGTGAGGAGGGCTCAGCCCACATGTGGAAGATGCTCACTTGCTATGTTGCACTACCCAGTGTGGTGGTCAGTATGCTGAACTGCTACATGAAATCGAAGAATCACCAGAAGAAACCCAAGTTCATCCCCTACAGCCACCTCCGAATCCGGACTAAGCCCTTCCCCTGGGGAGATGGTAACCACACTCTTTTTCATAACCGCCAAGTCAATCCTCTGCCAACCGGTTATGAAGATGATTAA